A region from the Anomaloglossus baeobatrachus isolate aAnoBae1 chromosome 11, aAnoBae1.hap1, whole genome shotgun sequence genome encodes:
- the LOC142255993 gene encoding transcription factor HES-5-like, giving the protein MAPCNMRTPDPPADSGLRKLRKPVIEKMRRDRINSSIEQLRVLLEKEFHRHQLPSKPEKADILEMTVTSLQRHMAERNVTGSSQREEGFSTCVQDSITFLSQHKHSELQIQLLQNLPGAHTGVHRAVSPVYQTPSKHSPPESSKALWRPW; this is encoded by the exons ATGGCCCCCTGTAATATGAGGACCCCGGACCCTCCGGCTGACAGCGGCCTCAGAAAG CTGAGGAAGCCGGTGATTGAGAAGATGAGGAGAGATCGGATTAACAGCAGCATTGAGCAGCTCCGCGTCTTACTGGAGAAGGAGTTTCACAGACACCAGCTCCCCTCCAAACCGGAGAAAGCCGATATCCTGGAGATGACGGTCACCTCCCTGCAGCGGCACATGGCGGAGAGAA ATGTCACAGGCTCCAGCCAGAGAGAAGAAGGCTTCTCCACCTGCGTCCAGGACTCCATCACCTTCCTGTCCCAGCACAAACACAGCGAGCTCCAgatccagctgctgcagaacctccctgGGGCGCACACTGGGGTACACAGGGCAGTGTCTCCCGTCTACCAGACCCCCAGCAAACACAGCCCCCCAGAAAGCAGCAAAGCCTTATGGAGACCCTGGTAG